The Ananas comosus cultivar F153 linkage group 7, ASM154086v1, whole genome shotgun sequence genome has a window encoding:
- the LOC109713470 gene encoding uncharacterized protein LOC109713470, protein MSPAASSQSSTTATSATPPKSASEATASSSAMGNCLNTTSSKGQKTLPIDAPFNFPSPLPTWPSGGGFATGSIDLGGLEVRQVPTFTKVWATLDGGPGDVGAGFFNPTEVPADFYSLGSYTQPNDRPLNGWVLVARDAQELGILAKPLDYTLVWSAESTSVKRVGDGFFWLPTPPSGYKAVGLLVTDSAQKPPLDLIRCVRADFTDQSEPDTSLWSTNDGSFSVSSLRPSDRGVRARGVCAGTFTAQSNGSPSPTTTLACLKNLSAEFTSAMPNLAQIEALMQAYSPVIYLHPDEQFFPSSVTWFFSNGALLYQKGNPNPTAIAPDGSNLPQGGSNDGEYWIDLPADDKLKAEVKAGDLNTARVYLHVKPMLGGTFTDLALWIFYPFNGAARAKVEFVNVSLGRIGEHVGDWEHVTLRVSNFSGELRRVYYAAHSAGEWVDASQAEYDPSGGNKPVAYASLHGHAAYAKAGLVLQGNEKLQIGIRNDTAKGKKMDTAGRWELVAAEYDEVGEAVAEPAWLEYMREWGPKTSYDIAKELKGVERLLPKRLRRALEKLVAELPAEVLGEEGPTGPKDKSSWTMDEK, encoded by the exons ATGTCACCAGCTGCCTCCTCTCAATCCTCAACAACAGCAACATCTGCTACTCCTCCCAAAAGCGCTTCTGAAGCCACAGCTTCTTCCTCAGCCATGGGGAATTGCTTAAACACTACCAGCTCCAAGGGACAAAAAACGCTTCCCATCGACGCACCCTTCAATTTCCCTTCCCCTCTACCAACATGGCCCTCAG gaggGGGATTTGCTACGGGGAGCATAGATCTGGGGGGTCTAGAAGTGCGCCAAGTGCCCACATTCACCAAGGTCTGGGCCACATTAGACGGCGGCCCAGGCGATGTCGGCGCCGGATTCTTCAATCCGACAGAAGTCCCCGCCGATTTCTATTCACTGGGGTCCTACACCCAACCCAACGACCGCCCCCTCAACGGTTGGGTCCTCGTCGCGCGCGACGCCCAAGAACTCGGCATCCTCGCGAAACCCCTCGACTACACCCTCGTGTGGAGCGCCGAATCCACCTCCGTCAAACGAGTCGGCGACGGCTTCTTCTGGCTGCCGACTCCTCCCAGCGGCTACAAAGCCGTAGGACTCCTCGTCACCGACTCCGCCCAGAAGCCCCCGCTCGACCTAATCCGCTGCGTCCGCGCCGACTTCACCGACCAATCAGAGCCCGACACGTCGCTCTGGTCCACCAACGACGGCAGCTTCAGCGTGAGCTCACTCCGGCCGTCCGATCGTGGCGTCCGGGCGCGCGGCGTGTGCGCGGGCACGTTCACGGCCCAATCGAACGGCTCTCCTTCGCCGACGACGACTCTCGCTTGTTTGAAGAATCTCAGCGCCGAGTTCACCTCCGCAATGCCGAATTTAGCGCAAATAGAAGCTCTGATGCAAGCGTACTCTCCCGTGATATATTTGCACCCCGACGAGCAATTTTTCCCTTCTTCGGTAACTTGGTTCTTCAGCAACGGGGCGTTGCTGTACCAAAAAGGGAATCCGAATCCGACCGCGATCGCCCCCGACGGGTCGAACCTCCCGCAGGGAGGGTCGAACGACGGGGAATACTGGATAGACCTTCCGGCAGATGACAAGCTGAAAGCAGAAGTAAAAGCAGGCGATTTGAACACCGCAAGAGTGTACCTCCACGTCAAGCCGATGCTCGGGGGCACATTTACCGATTTAGCCCTGTGGATATTCTACCCGTTCAACGGCGCCGCGAGGGCGAAAGTGGAATTTGTGAACGTCTCGCTGGGGAGGATCGGGGAGCATGTGGGGGACTGGGAGCACGTGACGCTGCGGGTGAGCAATTTCAGCGGGGAGCTGCGGCGGGTGTACTACGCCGCGCACAGCGCCGGCGAGTGGGTCGACGCGTCACAGGCGGAGTACGATCCGtcgggggggaataagcccgtGGCCTACGCGTCGCTGCATGGCCATGCAGCGTACGCGAAGGCCGGCTTGGTACTCCAGGGCAATGAGAAGCTGCaaatag GTATAAGGAATGATACGGCGAAGGGGAAGAAGATGGATACAGCGGGGAGGTGGGAGTTGGTGGCGGCGGAGTACGACGAAGTAGGGGAGGCGGTGGCGGAGCCGGCGTGGTTGGAGTACATGAGGGAGTGGGGGCCGAAGACGAGCTACGACATCGCGAAGGAGCTGAAGGGCGTCGAGAGGCTGCTTCCGAAGAGGCTGCGGAGGGCGCTGGAGAAGCTGGTGGCGGAGCTGCCGGCGGAAGTGCTCGGGGAGGAAGGGCCGACTGGACCCAAGGATAAGAGCAGTTGGACCAtggatgaaaaataa
- the LOC109713213 gene encoding beta-hexosaminidase 2 codes for MAKASLLSTLLFFLYPILSYSQTLPINVWPKPTNISWPVPTAAPLSPSFKIISPCADHSYLQSAVERFTSLLFSERYYPIVTPAVNLTTSRPLLSLTISVADLSVPLQHGADESYALSITSSTGLANLSAATAWGAMRGLETFSQLTWGADPPLVATDVYVADRPLFPHRGLMLDTARNYYPVADILRTIEAMGANKLNVFHWHLTDAQSFPIVLPTEPGLAEKGSYGTGMQYTPDDVKTVVEFGMSRGVRVMPEIDAPAHTGSWAGAHPDIVTCANMFWVPNGAADWPNRLAAEPGTGQLNPLKSETYDVFRNVAADVASLFPEQLYHAGADEVTPGCWKADSSIQAFLAAGGTLSQLLELFVSSTHSFVLSLNRTVVYWEDVLLDPVVRVNPALISPKNTILQTWNNGPNNTKLIVSAGYRAIVSSSDFYYLDCGHGDFVGNNSIYDSVGSDSDSDGGSWCGPFKTWQRIYDYDITYGLSEDEAKLVLGGEVALWSEQADSTVLDGRIWPRASAMAEALWSGNRDPAGRKRYAEATDRLNDWRHRMVGRGIRAEPIQPLWCRTRPGMCNTT; via the exons ATGGCTAAAGCCTCTCTTCTCTCCAcgctcctcttcttcctctatCCAATACTCTCATATTCGCAAACATTACCAATCAATGTTTGGCCCAAGCCCACCAATATCTCGTGGCCCGTCCCAACGGCGGcgcctctctctccttcttttaAAATTATCTCTCCTTGCGCAGACCACTCTTATCTCCAATCCGCCGTTGAACGATTCACCAGCCTTCTGTTCTCTGAACGTTACTATCCAATCGTAACCCCCGCCGTGAATTTGACCACGTCCCGCCCTTTGCTTTCGCTGACCATCTCCGTCGCCGACCTCTCCGTCCCTCTCCAACACGGCGCTGACGAGTCCTACGCGCTATCAATCACCTCGTCCACCGGCCTCGCGAATCTATCGGCGGCCACCGCATGGGGCGCGATGCGGGGGCTCGAGACCTTCTCCCAGCTGACATGGGGCGCCGATCCGCCGCTGGTCGCGACCGACGTGTACGTCGCGGACCGCCCGTTGTTCCCGCACCGCGGTTTGATGCTCGACACCGCGAGGAATTACTATCCGGTCGCGGACATATTGCGGACCATCGAGGCTATGGGAGCTAACAAGTTGAATGTGTTCCATTGGCACCTCACGGATGCGCAGTCGTTTCCGATAGTTCTTCCAACGGAACCCGGGCTAGCGGAGAAGGGATCGTACGGGACGGGGATGCAGTACACGCCGGACGACGTGAAAACCGTCGTCGAGTTCGGGATGAGCCGCGGCGTGAGGGTGATGCCGGAGATCGATGCTCCAG CGCACACGGGATCATGGGCCGGCGCGCATCCCGACATCGTGACGTGCGCCAATATGTTCTGGGTGCCGAACGGCGCGGCAGACTGGCCCAACCGCTTGGCCGCCGAGCCGGGCACGGGCCAGCTGAACCCCCTGAAGTCGGAGACGTACGACGTCTTCCGCAACGTCGCCGCCGACGTCGCCTCCCTATTCCCCGAGCAGCTCTACCACGCCGGCGCCGACGAGGTCACCCCCGGCTGCTGGAAAGCCGACAGCTCCATCCAAGCCTTCTTAGCTGCTGGCGGCACTCTTAGCCAGCTCCTGGAACTCTTTGTCAGTTCCACTCACTCTTTTGTACTGTCCCTGAACCGCACAGTTGTGTATTGGGAGGACGTTTTATTAGACCCTGTGGTTAGGGTTAACCCTGCATTAATTTCCCCTAAGAATACTATTCTTCAAACTTGGAACAATGGGCCCAATAATACTAAACTTATTGTCTCCGCCGGGTATCGCGCGATCGTCTCGTCGTCCGACTTCTACTATTTGGACTGCGGTCACGGCGATTTCGTCGGGAATAATAGCATTTACGATTCGGTCGGCAGCGACAGCGACAGCGACGGCGGTTCGTGGTGCGGGCCGTTTAAGACGTGGCAGAGGATCTATGACTACGACATCACTTACGGGCTCAGTGAGGATGAGGCTAAGTTGGTGCTGGGCGGGGAGGTGGCGTTGTGGTCCGAGCAGGCCGACTCGACGGTGCTGGACGGCCGGATTTGGCCGAGGGCGTCCGCGATGGCGGAGGCGCTGTGGTCGGGGAATCGGGACCCGGCCGGGAGGAAGAGGTACGCCGAGGCGACCGACCGACTGAACGATTGGCGGCATCGGATGGTGGGGAGGGGGATCAGGGCCGAGCCGATTCAACCTTTGTGGTGCAGGACCCGTCCTGGAATGTGCAACACAACTTAA
- the LOC109712616 gene encoding importin-5, whose protein sequence is MDSQQQQQEQQEQQMAAVLGPDPAPFEALVASLMSSGNAERSAAESLFHLCRDRHPDPLSLRLAHLLHSSPRPDLRAMSALLLRKLLSSSSSSSSSDSSSSSSSSSSTTTPPVWPRLSPSTQSSLKSLLLSALHREDSKSISKKLCDAVSELAASLLPENAWPELLPFLFQSAASPASPHLQESALLVFARLADYIADSLRQYLPTIHDLLLASLSHPSSPDVRIAALGATVNLVQCLHSSADRDXTRRRRTGLNSLSHSRPPPHLEALELLVELAGAEPRFLRRQLADVVGAMLQVAEAEDRLEEGTRHLAVEFVVTLAEARERAPGMMRKFPQFVGRLFAVLMKMLLDIEDEPAWHSAEVEEEDAGESGNYGVAQECLDRLAIALGGNAIMPIASDLLPAYLAAPEWQKHHAALITLSQIAEGCAKVMLKNLEQVVMMILNGFQHPHPRVRWAAINAIGQLSTDLGPDLQIQHHQKVLPALVLAMDDFQNPRVQAHAASAILNFTENCTPDILTPFLDGIVSKLLVLLQNGKQMVQEGSLTALASVADSSQEHFQKYYDAVMPYLKAILFNATDKSNRMLRAKSMECISLVGMAVGKDKFRDDAKQVMEVLMTLQGSQLETDDPITSYMLQAWARLCKCLGQDFLPYMSVVMPPLLQSAQLKPDVTITSAESDDDIEESDDEGIETITLGDKRIGIRTSVLEEKATACNMLCCYADELKEGFFPWIDQVAPTLVPLLKFYFHEEVRKAAVAAMPELLRSAKLAVEKGQAQGRDESYVKQLSDYIIPALVEALHKEPETEISASMLDSLNECIQLSGTLLGESQVKAIVDEIKNVITASATRKQERSERAKAEDFDAEEGELLQEENEQEEEVFDQVGECLGSLIKTFKASFLPFFDELSVYITPMLGKDKTAEERRIAICIFDDVAEQCREAALKYYNTYLPFLLEACNDENAEVRQAAVYGVGVCAEFGGPVFRPLVGEALSRLNNVIRHPDARNSDNVMAYDNAVSALGKICQFHRDSIDAAQVVPAWLNCLPIKGDLIEAKVVHDQLCSMVERSDTELLGPNNQYLPKIVSVFAEVLCTGKDLATEQTTSRMINLLRQLQQTLPPSVLASTWSSLEPQQQLALQSVLSQ, encoded by the exons ATGGATtcccagcagcagcagcaggagcagcaggagcagcagaTGGCGGCGGTGCTGGGGCCCGACCCGGCGCCGTTCGAAGCGCTGGTGGCGAGCCTGATGTCCTCCGGCAACGCCGAGCGCTCCGCCGCCGAGTCGCTCTTCCACCTCTGCCGCGACCGCCATCCCGACCCCCTCTCCCTCCGCCTCGCCCACCTCCTCCACTCCTCCCCCCGCCCCGACCTCCGCGCCATGtccgccctcctcctccgcaagctcctctcctcctcctcctcctcctcctcctccgattcctcttcctcctcttcttcttcttcttcaacgaCGACGCCGCCTGTCTGGCCGCGCCTCTCCCCCTCCACCCAGTCCTCCCTCAAATCCCTCCTGCTGTCTGCCCTCCACCGCGAGGACTCCAAGTCCATCTCCAAGAAGCTCTGCGACGCCGTCTCCGAGCTGGCGGCCTCCCTCCTGCCCGAGAACGCCTGGCCCGAGCTGCTGCCTTTCCTCTTCCAGTCCGCCGCCTCCCCGGCCTCCCCGCACCTCCAGGAGTCCGCCCTCCTCGTCTTCGCCCGCCTCGCCGACTACATCGCCGACTCCCTCCGCCAGTACCTGCCCACCATCCACGACCTCCTCCTCGCCTCCCTCTCCCACCCCTCCTCCCCCGACGTCCGCATCGCCGCCCTCGGCGCCACCGTCAACCTCGTCCAGTGCCTCCACTCCTCCGCCGACCGCGACCNAACGCGCCGCCGGAGGACCGGCCTCAACTCCCTCAGCCACTCGCGC CCGCCTCCTCACCTCGAGGCCCTCGAGCTGCTCGTCGAGCTCGCCGGCGCCGAGCCGCGCTTCCTGCGCCGCCAGCTGGCCGACGTCGTCGGCGCCATGCTGCAGGTCGCCGAGGCCGAGGACCGCCTCGAGGAGGGCACGCGCCACCTCGCCGTCGAGTTCGTCGTCACCCTGGCCGAGGCCCGGGAGCGCGCCCCCGGGATGATGCGCAAGTTCCCGCAGTTCGTCGGGCGGCTCTTCGCCGTGCTGATGAAGATGCTGCTCGACATCGAGGACGAGCCCGCCTGGCACAGCGCCGAGGTCGAGGAGGAGGACGCCGGCGAGAGCGGCAACTATGGCGTCGCGCAGGAGTGCCTCGACCGTCTGGCCATCGCTCTCGGAGGGAATGCCATCATGCCCATCGCCTCCGACCTGCTCCCGGCTTACCTGGCAGCCCCGGAGTGGCAGAAGCACCACGCCGCCCTCATCACCCTCTCCCAGATTGCCGAAGGCTGCGCAAAG GTCATGCTCAAAAACCTGGAGCAAGTGGTGATGATGATCCTCAACGGTTTCCAGCATCCCCATCCCCGCGTTCGGTGGGCGGCAATCAATGCGATTGGGCAGTTGTCTACAGATTTGGGTCCTGATTTGCAAATCCAGCATCACCAGAAGGTTCTTCCTGCATTGGTGTTGGCAATGGATGATTTCCAGAATCCCCGTGTACAG GCTCATGCTGCTTCCGCAATTTTGAATTTCACTGAGAATTGCACTCCGGATATTTTGACACCTTTCTTAGATGGGATTGTTTCTAAATTGCTTGTACTTCTACAG AATGGTAAGCAGATGGTGCAAGAGGGATCATTAACGGCTTTGGCATCAGTTGCAGATTCTTCACAA GAACACTTCCAAAAATACTATGATGCAGTTATGCCTTACCTTAAAGCTATCCTATTTAATGCAACTGATAAGTCCAATCGAATGCTACGTGCAAAGTCCATGGAGTGCATAAGTTTGGTAGGGATGGCTGTGGGAAAGGACAAGTTCAGGGATGATGCAAAGCAG GTGATGGAAGTGCTGATGACACTGCAAGGATCTCAGCTGGAGACCGATGATCCAATAACAAGCTACATGTTGCAG GCTTGGGCCAGACTATGCAAATGCCTAGGACAAGATTTTCTTCCTTATATGAGTGTTGTCATGCCACCATTGCTTCAATCTGCTCAGCTGAAGCCAGATGTAACCATTACGTCCGCTGAATCAGATGATGATATAGAGGAATCAGATGATGAAGG AATTGAGACAATCACCCTTGGAGATAAGAGGATAGGCATTCGGACTAGTGTATTGGAAGAGAAAGCCACGGCTTGCAACATGCTTTGTTGTTATGCTGATGAGCTTAAGGAGGGATTCTTCCCATGGATTGATCAG GTAGCTCCTACGTTAGTACCTctcctcaaattttattttcatgaaGAAGTCAGAAAAGCTGCTGTTGCAG CTATGCCGGAATTACTTCGTTCGGCAAAGTTAGCTGTAGAAAAGGGACAAGCCCAAGGTCGTGATGAATCCTATGTTAAACAATTGTCTGACTATATTATTCCAGCACTAGTCGAGGCTCTCCACAAG GAACCTGAAACTGAAATTTCTGCGTCCATGTTAGATTCATTGAATGAGTGCATACAG CTTTCTGGAACACTTCTTGGCGAAAGCCAAGTTAAAGCCATTGTGGATGAGATCAAGAATGTGATCACAGCAAGTGCAACTAGGAAACAAGAAAGGTCGGAACGAGCAAAAGCAGAAGATTTTGATGCCGAGGAAGGGGAATTGCTTCAAGAAGAAAATGAACAGGAGGAGGAAGTGTTTGATCAG GTTGGTGAATGCTTGGGAAGCTTGATAAAAACCTTCAAAGCTTCTTTCTTACCATTCTTCGATGAGCTCTCAGTGTATATAACACCAATGTTG GGCAAGGATAAGACAGCTGAGGAGAGAAGGATTGCCATTTGCATTTTTGATGATGTTGCAGAACAATGTCGAGAAGCGGCTCTCAA ATATTACAATACCTATCTTCCTTTTCTATTGGAAGCATGTAATGATGAAAATGCAGAAGTCCGACAG GCTGCAGTTTACGGAGTTGGTGTTTGCGCTGAATTTGGCGGTCCAGTGTTTCGGCCTCTTGTTGGAG AGGCTCTCTCAAGGTTAAATAATGTGATAAGACATCCTGATGCGCGGAATTCCGATAATGTAATGGCATATGACAATGCTGTGTCAGCTCTTGGGAAAATATGCCAGTTTCATCGTGATAGCATTGATGCGGCTCAG